The Orcinus orca chromosome 4, mOrcOrc1.1, whole genome shotgun sequence genome includes a region encoding these proteins:
- the LOC101269609 gene encoding 60S ribosomal protein L21-like, giving the protein MGTVQKGMPHKCYHDKSGKVYNVTQHAVGIIVTKQVKGKILAKRINVRIEHIKHSKSRDIFLKRVKENDQKKKEAKEKSTWVQLKRQPAPPREAHFMRTNGKELELLEPIPY; this is encoded by the coding sequence ATGGGCACTGTTCAAAAAGGAATGCCCCACAAATGTTACCATGATAAATCGGGGAAAGTCTACAATGTTACCCAGCATGCTGTTGGCATCATTGTAACCAAACAAGTTAAGGGCAAGATTCTTGCCAAGAGAATTAATGTGCGTATCGAGCATATTAAGCACTCTAAGAGCCGAGATATCTTCTTGAAACGGGTGaaggaaaatgatcagaaaaagaaggaagccaaAGAGAAAAGCACTTGGGTTCAACTGAAGCGTCAGCCTGCTCCACCCAGAGAAGCACACTTCATGAGAACCAATGGAAAGGAGCTGGAACTGTTGGAACCCATTCCCTATTAA